The Calorimonas adulescens genome has a segment encoding these proteins:
- a CDS encoding L-lactate dehydrogenase, giving the protein MESIVSHKIAIIGTGFVGSTTAFALALSGIVPEIALIDLNARKAEGEAMDINHGMAFIPPASVYNGDYSSCSGAEIIIITAGANQKPGETRLDLVKKNTAIFKEMVPQLVKYNDKAIYLIVTNPVDILTYVTLKVSGLPSNQVIGSGTVLDSSRFRFFLGKLCGIDPRNVHAYIIGEHGDSEVAAWSLTNIAGTPFTEYCDRCDKGCDQAEKQAIVDDVRNAAYKIIERKNATYYAVALAVRRIVECILRDENSVLTVSSLMKGQYGIDNICLSLPSIVGKTGIKKVLEMSLKEEEIASLKKSAETLKEVASTLEL; this is encoded by the coding sequence ATGGAGTCAATAGTATCACATAAAATAGCAATAATTGGGACCGGTTTTGTGGGTTCAACTACAGCTTTTGCCCTGGCATTGAGTGGAATTGTTCCTGAAATCGCCCTTATAGACCTAAACGCCCGAAAAGCAGAAGGAGAAGCAATGGATATAAACCACGGCATGGCATTTATACCTCCTGCCTCGGTATACAACGGCGATTACTCCTCATGCAGCGGGGCAGAGATTATAATTATAACAGCAGGGGCAAATCAAAAGCCAGGAGAGACACGTTTGGACCTGGTTAAGAAAAACACAGCCATATTCAAGGAGATGGTGCCGCAGCTGGTAAAATACAACGATAAGGCTATATATCTTATAGTAACCAACCCTGTGGATATCTTGACCTATGTGACACTGAAGGTTTCTGGACTTCCTTCAAATCAGGTTATAGGCTCAGGGACTGTGCTGGATAGCTCCCGATTTAGATTTTTCTTGGGCAAGCTGTGCGGTATAGATCCCAGGAATGTACACGCCTACATAATAGGGGAACATGGTGACAGTGAAGTAGCTGCGTGGAGCCTTACAAATATAGCGGGAACCCCCTTTACCGAATACTGCGACCGGTGCGATAAAGGCTGTGATCAGGCAGAAAAGCAGGCGATTGTGGATGATGTAAGGAATGCAGCATATAAGATAATTGAGCGGAAGAATGCCACCTACTATGCAGTAGCCCTTGCGGTAAGAAGGATTGTGGAGTGCATACTGAGGGATGAAAACTCTGTACTTACGGTCTCAAGCCTTATGAAGGGACAGTACGGCATAGATAATATATGCCTCAGCTTACCTTCCATAGTGGGAAAAACAGGAATAAAAAAAGTATTGGAAATGTCTTTAAAAGAAGAAGAAATAGCATCATTAAAGAAGTCCGCTGAGACTTTAAAAGAAGTAGCATCCACCCTTGAGTTATGA